One segment of Macrobrachium rosenbergii isolate ZJJX-2024 chromosome 25, ASM4041242v1, whole genome shotgun sequence DNA contains the following:
- the LOC136852099 gene encoding protein FAM200C-like — MEKFLSKCKRKETESEPHSSKCDESSKHTKTRKYDDSYLSLGFTSTVVSEKCNKAHNIAETLVLPAAIDMVEIMLGESSANKLCSIPLADNTISRRISDISDDLCDQLTDALKN, encoded by the exons ATGGAAAAGTTTCTGAGTaaatgcaaaaggaaagaaactgaaagTGAACCTCACTCCAGTAAATGTGATGAGAGTAGCAAACATACGAAAACCAGAAAGTATGACGACAGCTATCTTTCACTTGGATTCACATCTACTGTTGTTAGTGAAAA ATGCAATAAAGCTCACAACATAGCAGAAACCTTGGTATTGCCTGCTGCTATTGACATGGTGGAAATAATGCTAGGTGAATCAAGTGCCAACAAGTTATGCAGCATTCCTTTAGCAGATAATACAATTAGCAGAAGAATTTCAGACATTAGTGACGATTTGTGCGATCAGTTgacagatgcacttaaaaattAG
- the LOC136852100 gene encoding zinc finger BED domain-containing protein 5-like, with the protein MIDNFFSEHGINWENCVGLCTDGAQSMSGRHAELHALVREKAPNASWAHCLLHREALASSGMNEELGHLLKDVVRVVNYIKNSPLKGRLFAKLCKDFGAEHTALLYYYESHCLSRGKVLQRVYELRNEMSTFRREHENRDGDLFTDDYFIQKLAYMVDIFEKINHLNQSMQGPHKNIFTQSDKISVFMKKIELRIRSIENNIFDMFPN; encoded by the coding sequence ATGATTGACAATTTTTTCAGTGAACATGGAATAAACTGGGAAAACTGCGTTGGCCTGTGTACTGACGGAGCCCAGTCAATGTCAGGGCGACATGCTGAACTGCATGCTTTGGTGAGAGAGAAGGCTCCAAACGCTTCATGGGCGCACTGCCTGCTTCATAGAGAGGCACTTGCATCAAGTGGTATGAATGAAGAATTAGGTCATTTGCTCAAAGATGTTGTCAGGGTTGTAAATTACATAAAGAACAGTCCGTTAAAAGGGAGACTTTTTGCAAAGTTATGTAAAGATTTTGGTGCAGAACACACTGCTCTCCTATATTACTATGAATCACACTGCCTATCCCGTGGAAAAGTACTTCAGAGAGTGTATGAACTTAGAAATGAAATGTCTACATTCCGTCGTgaacatgaaaacagagatgGAGATTTGTTCACTGATGATTATTTCATTCAAAAACTTGCTTACATGGttgacatttttgagaaaattaacCATCTGAATCAGTCTATGCAGGGGCCTCACAAGAATATTTTCACACAAAGTGACAAAATAAGtgtatttatgaagaaaattgaGTTACGGATAAGGAgtatagaaaataatattttcgacATGTTTCCAAATTga